Proteins encoded within one genomic window of Halomonas sp. YLGW01:
- the aceE gene encoding pyruvate dehydrogenase (acetyl-transferring), homodimeric type codes for MSLEAREDFDPTETKEWLESLASVVDREGEERAQYLLSRLADRLRRDGRVPPFSVNTPHRNTIPVHREAKIPGDMFIERKLRSAIRWNAMAQVLRANKKHKGLGGHIASFQSCATLYEVGFNHFFRADDGEHKGDLIYIQGHVTPGIYARSFMEGRLTEEQMDSFRQEAEGGGLPSYPHPYLMPDYWQFPTVSMGLGPIQAIYQAHVMKYMDSRELTDMRDRKVWAFLGDGECDEPESLGALHLASRENLDNLIFVINCNLQRLDGPVRGNSRIMDELEGVFRGAGWNVIKVVWGGQWDPLFERDKHDMLQKRMDEAVDGEYQNYKANGGAYTREHFFGKYPETAKLVEDYSDDDIFRLNRGGHDPQKVYAAYHEAVHNADGRPTVVLAHTVKGYGMGGGSGEADMEAHQIKSMEHEALKKFRDRFGVPISDKQLENGEVPYYRPDEDSPEMKYLFLQREKLGGFLPKRRTEYETLEIPGLDDKMFASQLKGSGDREVSSTMSFVRVLNGLVKHKQLGPRVVPIIPDEARTFGMEGMFRQLGIYASGGQKYDPVDAGQIMYYREDKKGQILEEGITEAGSMAAWVAAATAYANHDKTLIPFYVYYSMFGYQRIGDLVWVAGDLQARGFMIGGTAGRTTINGEGLQHQDGHSHILMSTVPTCRSYDPCYGHEVSVIVQDGMKRMYQDLENCFYYITVMNENYTHPEMPAGCEEGIVRGMYRLHEGKADSKKAPRVQLLGSGTILREVEAAAEMLADEHGVVADVWSVTSFNELRREALDYDRNQFLEPDDKREKPWIVQQLDGCEGPVIASTDYMKLYADQVRAWVPTDFHVLGTDGYGRSDTREQLRRFFEVDRYYVTVAALRALSERGEIDRKVVADAMKKYGIDPTKPNPVDV; via the coding sequence ATGAGTCTGGAGGCAAGAGAAGATTTCGATCCGACCGAAACCAAGGAATGGCTGGAATCCCTGGCATCGGTCGTTGATCGGGAAGGCGAGGAGCGTGCTCAGTACCTGTTGAGTCGTCTGGCTGATCGCCTGCGTCGCGATGGCCGTGTTCCGCCGTTCTCTGTCAATACGCCCCATCGCAACACCATTCCGGTGCATCGCGAGGCGAAGATCCCCGGCGACATGTTCATCGAGCGCAAGCTGCGCTCGGCGATCCGCTGGAACGCCATGGCGCAGGTACTGCGCGCCAACAAGAAACACAAGGGCCTGGGCGGGCACATCGCCAGCTTCCAGTCCTGTGCGACGCTCTACGAAGTGGGCTTCAACCACTTCTTCCGCGCCGACGATGGCGAGCACAAGGGCGACCTGATCTACATCCAGGGCCACGTGACTCCGGGCATCTATGCTCGCTCCTTCATGGAAGGCCGGCTCACCGAAGAGCAGATGGACAGCTTCCGCCAGGAAGCCGAGGGCGGCGGCCTGCCGTCCTACCCTCACCCCTACCTGATGCCGGACTACTGGCAGTTCCCGACGGTGTCTATGGGACTGGGGCCGATCCAGGCCATCTACCAGGCCCACGTCATGAAGTACATGGACTCCCGTGAGCTGACCGACATGCGCGACCGCAAGGTCTGGGCATTCCTCGGCGACGGCGAGTGCGACGAGCCGGAATCGCTGGGTGCCCTGCACCTGGCGAGCCGCGAGAACCTCGACAACCTGATCTTCGTGATCAACTGCAACCTGCAGCGTCTCGACGGTCCGGTGCGCGGCAACTCCCGCATCATGGACGAGCTCGAGGGCGTGTTCCGCGGTGCCGGCTGGAACGTCATCAAGGTGGTCTGGGGCGGTCAGTGGGATCCGCTGTTCGAGCGCGACAAGCACGACATGCTGCAGAAGCGCATGGACGAGGCGGTCGACGGCGAGTACCAGAACTACAAGGCCAATGGCGGCGCCTATACCCGCGAGCATTTCTTCGGCAAGTACCCGGAGACCGCCAAGCTGGTCGAGGACTACTCCGACGACGACATCTTCCGTCTCAACCGGGGTGGTCACGATCCGCAGAAGGTCTACGCGGCCTACCATGAGGCGGTCCACAACGCCGACGGTCGCCCGACCGTGGTGCTGGCGCATACCGTCAAGGGCTATGGCATGGGCGGCGGCAGCGGTGAGGCCGACATGGAAGCCCACCAGATCAAGTCCATGGAACACGAGGCGCTGAAGAAATTCCGCGATCGTTTCGGCGTGCCGATCTCCGACAAGCAGCTCGAGAACGGCGAGGTCCCGTACTATCGTCCCGACGAAGACAGTCCGGAGATGAAGTACCTGTTCCTGCAGCGCGAGAAGCTGGGCGGCTTCCTGCCCAAGCGCCGCACGGAATACGAGACCCTCGAGATCCCGGGCCTCGACGACAAGATGTTCGCCTCCCAGCTCAAGGGCTCGGGCGATCGCGAGGTGTCGAGCACCATGTCGTTCGTGCGGGTGCTCAACGGCCTGGTCAAGCACAAGCAGCTGGGCCCGCGGGTGGTACCGATCATCCCCGATGAGGCGCGTACCTTCGGCATGGAAGGCATGTTCCGCCAGCTGGGCATCTACGCCTCCGGTGGCCAGAAGTACGATCCGGTCGATGCGGGCCAGATCATGTACTACCGCGAGGACAAGAAGGGCCAGATCCTCGAGGAAGGCATCACCGAGGCCGGTTCCATGGCCGCCTGGGTGGCCGCGGCGACCGCCTACGCCAACCATGACAAGACCCTGATTCCGTTCTACGTCTACTACTCGATGTTCGGCTATCAGCGCATCGGCGATCTGGTCTGGGTGGCCGGCGACCTGCAGGCTCGCGGCTTCATGATCGGCGGCACCGCCGGTCGGACCACCATCAACGGCGAGGGTCTCCAGCACCAGGACGGCCACAGCCATATCCTGATGTCGACGGTGCCGACCTGCCGCTCCTACGATCCCTGCTATGGCCACGAGGTGTCGGTCATCGTGCAGGACGGCATGAAGCGGATGTACCAGGATCTCGAGAACTGCTTCTACTACATCACGGTGATGAACGAGAACTACACGCATCCCGAGATGCCCGCGGGCTGCGAGGAAGGCATCGTGCGCGGCATGTACCGCCTGCACGAAGGCAAGGCCGACAGCAAGAAGGCGCCGCGGGTCCAGCTGCTGGGCAGTGGCACCATCCTGCGCGAGGTCGAGGCCGCCGCCGAGATGCTGGCCGACGAGCATGGCGTCGTCGCCGATGTCTGGAGCGTGACCAGCTTCAACGAGCTGCGTCGCGAGGCGCTGGACTACGATCGCAACCAGTTCCTCGAGCCGGACGACAAGCGCGAGAAGCCCTGGATCGTCCAGCAGCTGGACGGCTGTGAAGGCCCGGTGATCGCCTCGACCGACTACATGAAGCTCTATGCCGACCAGGTCCGCGCCTGGGTGCCCACCGACTTCCACGTCCTGGGCACCGACGGCTATGGCCGCTCCGATACCCGCGAGCAGCTGCGTCGCTTCTTCGAGGTGGACCGCTACTACGTCACCGTGGCCGCCCTGCGCGCGCTGTCCGAGCGTGGCGAGATCGACCGCAAGGTCGTTGCGGATGCCATGAAGAAGTATGGCATCGATCCGACGAAGCCGAATCCGGTGGATGTCTGA
- the plsB gene encoding glycerol-3-phosphate 1-O-acyltransferase PlsB, whose product MPRTSVLSGLVRRPLRALIRAWVRVRLTEPSPASLVLSSTATTVYVLPHPALSDRLLLESLCASRGLPEAARSPDAPALRRIIALPGRRQQGQAPFLDSLAWLHAHPQQDIELLPVSVFWGRAPGKRFGVWSLLTADDWKLTGRLRRALAVLVHGRSVEVHFGAPLSLRALLDTRPDALTNRKVARLLRVHFRRQRIRVLGPDLSHRRTLIDGVVASPAVRQAISETARAEGRPPVRVKARARRYGHEIASNMSYPVLRLLDGLLERLWTRLYDGVDVHGLDAVKALAGDHTLVYVPCHRSHIDYLLLSYVLFHEGLMPPHIAAGRNLDMPLIGPLLRRGGAFFLRRSFKGNRLYRAVFHEYLDRLLSRGHSLEYFIEGGRSRSGRLLAPRPGMLAMTLRSHALGVTHRGQPGRLAFIPVAIGYERILESDSYQAELAGKPKRRETPLGLLGVLTRLRQPFGRVSVTIGTPLPLSPFLDAETPEWRQSDDERWQQRAVPKLGEALSQRINAAVPLNAVNLVALVLLATSHRAIERELLERQLGLLVDLARSAPPGLSAAQLPAGSPGEWIAHAEALGFIERRSQALGELILASPSQAGLLSWYRNNVLHHFALAGLVAFAFRNNARFSEEELHALLAPGWPVLAHELHIAPTRDLAAALSATLERLAEEGLLERDSPTNEAEDAGEGPRRWRRPSARLATREQLHLLGRLVQPSLERGYLLLASLLRLPSASLTREQLAEQSGRLAERLALLSGLDAPEFFDRRLFEGLVESLETDGWVWRDDAGRLGYGPALTATAEHIHTLFDPTLRHRLRQLAAPAPTND is encoded by the coding sequence ATGCCCCGGACTTCCGTCCTATCCGGCCTGGTACGCCGCCCCCTGCGGGCCCTGATTCGCGCCTGGGTGCGGGTGCGCCTCACCGAGCCCTCCCCCGCCTCGCTTGTGCTGTCCTCGACGGCGACCACGGTCTATGTGCTGCCGCACCCGGCGCTCTCGGATCGCCTGCTGCTCGAGAGCCTGTGCGCATCCCGGGGGCTGCCCGAGGCGGCGCGCTCCCCGGACGCCCCCGCCCTTAGGCGCATCATTGCCCTGCCGGGCCGACGCCAGCAGGGGCAGGCGCCTTTCCTCGATAGCCTCGCCTGGCTGCACGCTCACCCACAGCAGGATATCGAGTTGCTGCCGGTCAGTGTCTTCTGGGGACGCGCGCCGGGCAAGCGCTTCGGAGTCTGGTCGCTGCTCACCGCCGACGACTGGAAGCTGACCGGACGCCTCCGGCGGGCCCTGGCGGTGCTGGTGCACGGGCGCAGCGTCGAGGTGCACTTCGGAGCGCCGCTGTCGCTGCGTGCCCTGCTCGATACGCGTCCCGACGCCCTCACCAACCGCAAGGTGGCCAGACTGCTGCGGGTGCACTTCAGGCGCCAGCGTATCCGGGTGCTGGGCCCCGACCTCTCTCACCGGCGCACCCTGATCGACGGGGTGGTGGCGAGCCCCGCGGTACGCCAGGCTATCAGCGAGACGGCTCGCGCCGAAGGCCGGCCGCCGGTCCGGGTGAAGGCCCGGGCCCGCCGCTACGGTCACGAGATCGCCTCCAACATGTCCTACCCGGTGCTGAGGCTGCTCGACGGCCTGCTCGAACGGCTATGGACGCGGCTCTACGACGGCGTCGATGTCCACGGCCTGGACGCGGTCAAGGCCCTGGCCGGCGACCATACCCTGGTCTATGTACCCTGCCACCGCAGCCATATCGACTACCTGCTGCTGTCCTACGTCCTCTTTCACGAGGGGCTGATGCCTCCTCATATCGCCGCGGGCCGCAACCTCGACATGCCCCTGATCGGCCCCCTGCTGCGCCGCGGCGGCGCCTTCTTCCTGCGCCGCAGCTTCAAGGGCAACCGCCTGTACCGGGCGGTCTTCCACGAATACCTGGATCGGCTGCTGTCACGCGGTCATTCGCTCGAGTACTTCATCGAGGGGGGCCGCTCGCGCAGCGGCAGGCTACTCGCCCCGCGCCCCGGCATGCTGGCGATGACGCTGCGCTCCCATGCCCTGGGGGTCACGCACCGCGGCCAGCCGGGGCGACTGGCCTTCATTCCCGTGGCCATCGGCTACGAGCGCATCCTCGAGAGCGACAGCTACCAGGCGGAGCTCGCCGGCAAGCCCAAGCGCCGGGAGACGCCGCTTGGCCTGCTTGGGGTGCTCACCCGGCTGCGCCAACCCTTCGGTCGGGTCAGCGTGACCATCGGCACGCCACTACCGCTGAGCCCCTTCCTGGATGCCGAGACCCCCGAATGGCGCCAGTCCGACGACGAGCGCTGGCAGCAGCGGGCGGTACCGAAACTCGGCGAGGCGCTGTCGCAACGCATCAACGCCGCGGTGCCGCTCAATGCCGTCAACCTGGTCGCACTGGTGCTGCTGGCCACCTCCCACCGGGCCATCGAGCGCGAGCTGCTCGAGCGCCAGCTCGGGCTGCTGGTCGATCTGGCCCGTTCGGCCCCGCCGGGCCTGAGCGCGGCCCAGCTTCCCGCCGGCTCCCCCGGAGAGTGGATCGCCCACGCCGAGGCTCTGGGCTTCATCGAGCGCCGCTCCCAGGCGCTGGGCGAACTGATCCTGGCCAGCCCCTCACAGGCCGGCCTGTTGAGCTGGTATCGCAACAATGTGCTGCACCACTTCGCCCTAGCCGGTCTGGTGGCCTTCGCCTTTCGCAACAACGCCCGCTTCAGCGAGGAAGAGCTGCATGCCCTGCTGGCACCGGGATGGCCGGTGCTGGCGCATGAGCTGCATATCGCCCCGACCCGGGACCTGGCCGCCGCCCTGAGTGCCACCCTGGAGCGGCTGGCCGAGGAGGGACTGCTCGAGCGGGACAGCCCGACAAATGAGGCAGAAGATGCAGGAGAGGGCCCAAGGCGCTGGCGGCGCCCCTCGGCGAGGCTCGCCACCCGGGAGCAGCTGCATCTATTGGGTCGGCTGGTGCAGCCCTCGCTGGAGCGGGGCTACCTGCTGCTGGCGAGCCTGCTGCGGCTGCCAAGCGCCAGCCTGACCCGGGAGCAGCTCGCCGAGCAGAGCGGCCGCCTGGCCGAGCGCCTGGCGCTACTGTCGGGGCTAGACGCCCCAGAGTTCTTCGATCGACGGCTGTTCGAGGGGCTGGTGGAGAGCCTCGAGACCGATGGCTGGGTCTGGCGGGACGACGCGGGAAGGCTCGGTTATGGCCCGGCGCTGACGGCGACCGCCGAGCATATCCACACCCTGTTCGACCCGACCCTGCGTCATCGACTTCGGCAACTGGCGGCCCCGGCGCCCACCAACGACTAG
- a CDS encoding class I SAM-dependent methyltransferase, with amino-acid sequence MSEGHSAPAGQAIVDAPVVVCGEGLAALALRLGLPLVDTPGPRLTLMQADGHLVLAGDERLYGKPLAADFVTGKAAHRRRFGGGRGQLIAKACGLGGGKGAGIGAALPSIVDATAGLGRDAFVLASLGAEVLMLERVPAIFALLEDALMRARDDDETAPIAARLMLAHVDASRGLAQAIADSGHAPQVIHLDPMFPHRDKSALVKKEMRLFRELAGDDADAPRLLEAALDVASHRVVVKRPRKAPPIEGPTPHHVLEGKTSRYDLYVHRSLRDL; translated from the coding sequence ATGAGCGAGGGGCATTCGGCCCCGGCGGGGCAGGCCATCGTCGACGCGCCGGTGGTGGTCTGCGGCGAGGGCCTCGCGGCTCTCGCCCTACGCCTCGGCCTGCCGCTGGTGGATACTCCGGGACCTCGGCTGACCCTCATGCAGGCCGATGGCCACCTGGTGCTGGCCGGTGACGAGCGGCTGTATGGCAAGCCGCTGGCCGCCGACTTCGTGACCGGCAAGGCCGCTCATCGGCGTCGCTTCGGGGGCGGGCGCGGCCAGTTGATCGCCAAGGCCTGTGGCCTCGGCGGAGGGAAAGGGGCCGGCATAGGCGCCGCCCTCCCGAGCATCGTCGATGCCACCGCGGGGCTCGGCCGCGACGCCTTCGTGCTGGCGAGCCTTGGCGCCGAGGTGCTGATGCTCGAGCGGGTGCCGGCGATCTTCGCCCTGCTCGAGGATGCCCTGATGCGGGCCCGGGACGATGACGAGACCGCGCCGATCGCCGCACGGCTCATGCTGGCTCACGTTGACGCCAGCCGGGGCCTCGCTCAGGCCATCGCCGACAGCGGCCATGCCCCCCAGGTGATCCATCTGGACCCGATGTTTCCCCACCGCGACAAGTCGGCGCTGGTGAAGAAGGAGATGCGGCTCTTTCGCGAGCTGGCCGGTGACGATGCGGATGCGCCGAGGCTGCTCGAGGCCGCCCTGGATGTCGCCAGCCATCGGGTGGTGGTCAAGCGCCCACGCAAGGCCCCGCCTATCGAGGGCCCCACCCCGCATCATGTCCTCGAAGGCAAGACCAGCCGCTACGATCTCTACGTGCACCGCTCCCTGCGCGATCTCTAG
- the ampD gene encoding 1,6-anhydro-N-acetylmuramyl-L-alanine amidase AmpD, with translation MSITQGYWAPARRVLSPNHNARPAGEVSALVLHSISLPPGVFSGDAIERLFTNRLDPQAHPYFAQVAGLRVSAHLLIRRDGEAVQFVPFERRAWHAGRSRWFDGMAWRAELNDFAIGIELEGDEQSPYRAAQYATLSRVVRDLLTHYPALTPERITSHARIAPLRKTDPGPAFDWAYFRQCLGQFL, from the coding sequence ATGAGTATCACACAGGGCTACTGGGCACCGGCACGCCGGGTATTGTCACCCAACCACAACGCCCGTCCCGCGGGCGAGGTCTCGGCGCTGGTGCTGCACTCGATCAGCCTGCCGCCGGGTGTCTTCTCGGGGGATGCCATCGAACGGCTGTTCACCAATCGCCTGGATCCGCAGGCCCATCCCTATTTCGCCCAGGTCGCCGGCCTGCGGGTCTCGGCGCATCTGCTGATTCGCCGCGACGGCGAGGCCGTGCAGTTCGTGCCCTTCGAGCGGCGCGCCTGGCATGCCGGGCGCTCGCGCTGGTTCGATGGTATGGCCTGGCGCGCGGAACTCAACGACTTCGCGATCGGTATCGAGCTCGAGGGCGACGAGCAGAGCCCTTATCGTGCCGCCCAGTACGCCACCCTCTCGCGGGTGGTGCGCGACCTGCTGACACACTATCCCGCGCTCACCCCCGAACGCATCACCAGCCATGCCCGCATCGCGCCGCTGCGCAAGACCGACCCGGGCCCTGCCTTCGACTGGGCCTATTTTCGCCAGTGTCTCGGCCAGTTCCTTTGA
- the aceF gene encoding dihydrolipoyllysine-residue acetyltransferase → MSSEIIKVPDIGGSTDVEIIEIGVSVGDVIAAEDTMITLESDKASMDVPAPKGGKVVKVLVKEGDTVSEGDDILELEAEGGGEAPKADEKPEAPASQDAAAAPKSEAQPAKKAAGGKRTVEIKVPDIGGSENVPIIELAVAEGDEVSAEDALITLESDKASMDVPSPHSGKLVSLAVKEGDTVSEGDVIGTMEIAGEGDEGEGEPETAAAPAAEAPVESAADEPQDAGAGEPQRKELKVPDIGGSENVPIIEVSVAVGDDINEEDALITLESDKASMDVPSPFKGKLVELAVKEGDTVSEGDLIGYVEVAGTPVAGAKPAPKQAAASQQSAAASKPQPSAAPSAPQAAAPAEAPSDGKRVHAGPAVRMLARELGVDLSRVSATGPKGRVLKEDVHGYVKQVMSTSQGKAAPAAAPAASGGAGIPPIPDQDFSQFGEIEEKPMGRLMKMGATNLHRSWLNVPHVTQFDEADITELEAFRKSMKAEAEAQGAKLTPLPFMIKACAFALKKYPQFNVSLKSDGETLVHKKYVHIGVAVDTPDGLMVPVIRNADQKSLIELAKESVELAKKAQTKKLKRDEMTGGCFTISSLGSIGGTAFTPIVNAPEVAILGVSKAQMKPVWDGKAFEPRLMMPLSLSYDHRAVNGADAARFTAFLAQALTDIRRMLM, encoded by the coding sequence TTGAGCAGCGAAATCATCAAAGTTCCCGACATCGGTGGCAGCACCGATGTCGAAATCATCGAGATCGGGGTGTCCGTTGGCGATGTAATCGCCGCCGAGGACACCATGATCACTCTCGAGTCCGACAAGGCCAGCATGGATGTCCCGGCGCCCAAGGGCGGCAAGGTCGTCAAGGTGCTGGTCAAGGAAGGCGATACCGTCTCCGAGGGTGACGATATCCTCGAGCTCGAAGCCGAGGGTGGTGGCGAGGCCCCGAAGGCCGACGAGAAGCCGGAAGCACCGGCCAGTCAGGATGCCGCTGCTGCGCCCAAGAGCGAGGCTCAGCCGGCCAAGAAAGCGGCGGGTGGCAAGCGTACCGTCGAGATCAAGGTGCCGGATATCGGTGGCAGCGAGAATGTGCCGATCATCGAACTGGCCGTCGCCGAGGGCGACGAGGTCAGCGCGGAAGATGCACTGATCACCCTGGAATCCGACAAGGCCTCCATGGACGTGCCGAGCCCGCATAGCGGCAAGCTGGTCTCGCTGGCGGTCAAGGAAGGCGATACCGTCTCCGAAGGCGATGTGATCGGCACCATGGAAATCGCCGGCGAAGGCGACGAGGGTGAAGGCGAGCCCGAGACCGCCGCCGCACCGGCGGCCGAAGCGCCTGTCGAGAGCGCAGCCGACGAGCCGCAGGACGCCGGGGCAGGCGAGCCTCAGCGCAAGGAGCTGAAGGTTCCGGATATCGGTGGCAGCGAGAACGTGCCGATCATCGAGGTGTCGGTCGCCGTCGGTGACGATATCAACGAGGAAGATGCGTTGATCACGCTCGAGTCCGACAAGGCCTCGATGGACGTGCCGAGTCCCTTCAAGGGTAAGCTTGTTGAGCTCGCCGTGAAGGAAGGCGACACCGTCTCCGAAGGCGATCTGATCGGTTATGTCGAGGTGGCCGGCACGCCGGTGGCAGGTGCCAAGCCCGCCCCGAAGCAGGCTGCAGCATCCCAGCAGTCTGCCGCAGCGTCCAAGCCCCAGCCGAGTGCGGCGCCCAGCGCCCCGCAAGCGGCGGCGCCGGCCGAGGCGCCGAGCGATGGCAAGCGCGTGCATGCCGGCCCCGCAGTCCGCATGCTGGCCCGCGAGCTGGGCGTTGACCTGTCTCGGGTCTCGGCGACCGGACCCAAGGGCCGGGTGCTGAAGGAAGACGTGCACGGCTACGTCAAGCAGGTGATGTCCACGTCTCAGGGCAAGGCGGCTCCCGCCGCGGCACCGGCGGCAAGCGGTGGCGCCGGCATCCCGCCGATCCCGGATCAGGACTTCAGCCAGTTCGGCGAGATCGAAGAGAAGCCGATGGGTCGCCTGATGAAGATGGGCGCCACCAACCTGCATCGCAGCTGGCTCAACGTCCCGCACGTGACCCAGTTCGACGAGGCCGACATCACCGAGCTCGAGGCCTTCCGCAAGTCGATGAAGGCCGAGGCCGAGGCGCAGGGTGCCAAGCTGACCCCGCTGCCGTTCATGATCAAGGCCTGTGCCTTCGCGCTGAAGAAGTACCCGCAGTTCAACGTCAGCCTCAAGAGCGATGGCGAGACCCTGGTGCACAAGAAGTACGTGCACATCGGGGTGGCCGTGGACACGCCGGATGGCCTGATGGTCCCGGTGATCCGCAACGCCGACCAGAAGTCGCTGATCGAGCTGGCCAAGGAGTCCGTGGAACTGGCCAAGAAGGCGCAGACCAAGAAGCTCAAGCGTGACGAGATGACCGGTGGCTGCTTCACCATCTCGAGCCTCGGTTCCATCGGCGGCACCGCCTTCACGCCGATCGTCAACGCCCCGGAGGTCGCCATCCTCGGCGTCTCCAAGGCGCAGATGAAGCCGGTGTGGGACGGCAAGGCCTTCGAGCCGCGCCTGATGATGCCGCTGTCGCTGTCCTACGATCACCGTGCGGTCAACGGGGCCGATGCGGCGCGCTTCACGGCCTTCCTGGCCCAGGCGCTGACCGACATCCGCCGGATGTTGATGTGA
- the adk gene encoding adenylate kinase, with protein sequence MRLILLGAPGAGKGTQAQFICERFGIPQISTGDMLRAAVKEGSELGLKVKEIMTTGGLVSDDIIIALVKERISQPDCANGFLFDGFPRTLPQADAMKDAGVKIDHVLEIAVDDEEIVKRLAGRRVHPGSGRVYHVEYNPPKEIGKDDVTGEALIQREDDQESTVRNRLSVYHDQTEPLVDYYQQWAKEDADNAPAYHRVEGVGSVDDITRQVIDALEG encoded by the coding sequence ATGCGTTTGATCCTGTTGGGCGCCCCCGGGGCCGGCAAGGGCACCCAGGCCCAGTTCATCTGCGAGCGCTTCGGCATTCCGCAGATCTCTACCGGCGACATGTTGCGCGCCGCCGTCAAGGAAGGCAGCGAACTGGGCCTCAAGGTCAAGGAAATCATGACCACCGGCGGCCTGGTGTCCGACGACATCATCATCGCCCTGGTCAAGGAGCGCATCAGTCAGCCGGACTGCGCCAATGGCTTCCTGTTCGACGGCTTCCCGCGCACCCTGCCCCAGGCCGATGCGATGAAGGATGCCGGCGTGAAGATCGATCACGTGCTGGAGATCGCCGTCGATGACGAGGAGATCGTCAAGCGCCTGGCGGGCCGTCGCGTGCACCCGGGCTCCGGCCGGGTCTACCACGTCGAGTACAATCCGCCCAAGGAGATCGGTAAGGACGACGTCACCGGCGAGGCCCTGATCCAGCGTGAGGACGATCAGGAATCCACGGTGCGCAACCGTCTGTCGGTCTATCATGACCAGACCGAACCGCTGGTCGACTACTACCAGCAGTGGGCCAAGGAAGATGCCGACAACGCTCCGGCCTATCACCGGGTCGAGGGCGTGGGCAGCGTCGACGACATCACCCGTCAGGTGATCGACGCCCTGGAAGGCTGA
- the tsaB gene encoding tRNA (adenosine(37)-N6)-threonylcarbamoyltransferase complex dimerization subunit type 1 TsaB, translating into MPTLLALDASSSACSAALLQRRDGHDDRLLTRYVLAPREHTRRLMPMVDDLLDEAGLTLADMDALAYGHGPGSFTGLRIAAGVAQGLAFGLEVPLIGVSTLEALALAGHRRHHLRHVLPVIDARMGELYTAAYRCHDGQLTRLAEEALLSPERLTLPAGHEEADWVGVGSGWAQWETLPVTVQAGVSQHLPDMQPAAEEMVLLAAERLAAGGGEAPHLAQPVYLRDQVAWQKSR; encoded by the coding sequence ATGCCGACCCTGCTGGCCCTGGATGCCTCCTCGAGTGCCTGTTCCGCTGCCCTGCTGCAGCGCCGCGACGGCCATGACGACCGCTTGCTGACCCGTTACGTGCTGGCGCCCCGCGAGCATACGCGTCGGCTGATGCCGATGGTTGACGACCTGCTCGACGAGGCCGGCCTGACGCTCGCCGACATGGATGCCCTGGCCTATGGGCACGGGCCCGGTTCCTTCACCGGGTTGCGCATCGCCGCCGGCGTCGCCCAGGGGCTGGCCTTCGGCCTCGAGGTGCCGCTGATCGGCGTCTCGACCCTGGAAGCCCTGGCGCTGGCCGGCCATCGCCGGCATCACCTGCGCCATGTGCTGCCGGTCATCGATGCCCGTATGGGCGAGCTCTACACAGCCGCCTACCGGTGCCACGACGGCCAGCTGACCCGGCTCGCCGAGGAGGCGCTGCTGTCGCCCGAACGGCTGACGCTGCCCGCCGGGCACGAGGAGGCCGACTGGGTCGGCGTGGGCTCCGGCTGGGCGCAGTGGGAAACGCTGCCGGTGACGGTTCAGGCCGGCGTCAGCCAGCACCTGCCCGACATGCAGCCGGCAGCCGAGGAGATGGTGCTGCTGGCGGCCGAGCGCTTGGCGGCCGGGGGCGGTGAGGCGCCGCATCTGGCTCAGCCGGTCTACCTGCGCGATCAGGTGGCCTGGCAGAAGAGCCGATGA